The genomic window ACACATACAAGAGATATGCCCCCGAGGAGCTGTGTCCCTGTTTTTCATCTGTTGCCTTGCTTAAATCCACTCATCtgcatggtttttttctgcCAAAGAAGAACCTGAATCTTGTGTTTCCTGTCCCCTCGACCATCTTGCACAACCTCCCCTTCTATTTCCTTCTCTGCCCCCACAAACAGGCACCCAACTCCCTACCCTTTCCTCCAGGCCTGTGTTTTGACTGCATCTTTTCTGGTCTTGTTCTTGAGTGCAGGCCCAGCACTGCTTGAGCAGGTACTAAAAGTGGAACAAGTCACCACTAaccagccctgtggagaagggtGCCAGTGCACAAGTGCTCCTTTGTGGCCATCAAAAGCCACTGCCAGCTTTGGCAGCATTTGTGTGCTGTGATCTGACAAAGTGCTCGAGTCAGAACTCAGCCTCACTAGTGAGACTTCTCACTTTCTTAGGAAATAGCCCATTTCTTGGTGTGTGCTTCTTTTAGACATGGCATTTAACAACCTGTGTGCAGATAAACACTACTGGGTGGAGGTCTTTGAGGAGTGAGGAATTTAGGAACAAAAGCCTTCCTGCTTTTTGAAGAGTTCACAAACCAGCTGGGAGTTCTGAAAATCCTtgtgtggtttttatttttgtttcttcactGTTGTTCGACTTCTTGGTAGCATGGTTTTAAATTTTGAGGTGTGTGAGATGTTTTTACTAGGCTCAGTGCAGAGCTGTTAGTGTGTGACCTGAGGTGAGATAAATGAAGTCAAGACTGTTGTAAACTTGAAATTGTTCAGGCAGTTGAGAGTGTGCTGGGGGAGTACAGTACCTATTTCTAATAAAGAAATGAGCTGTTGTAGATGATTTGAGTTAACACTGCTCATGTGGAGCATATTTGTTATTCTGTCTTTCCAGGAGAGTCGTGACAAGATGTTCCTAATCAGAAAGATAGCAGAAGCTCAGAGGTAGCCTTGAAAACCACACAAGCCAAAAGAACTTGACTTCCTGAAACTCCCAGAGACACAAGATAACGGCAGAAGCATTTGCAGCTTCTAAAAACTGAGTGACTGACTGGCACCCTGGCACCCTGGTCTGGGTAATGGGTGCTTGTAGTCTGAGTCTTTGTTGGTTAAGCTAGTGGGGCTTAAGGTTTCCAAATCTTGGAAATTCAGCTAATTTATACTGTGTTAGGGCTGTTCAAAAAAGGATACTTTAACACTGATACGGCTTCAGGGTTGTTGGGATTTGTTAAGTCCCTATTTTTTCAGGGAGTTTGGGTAAAATATGATCAGAACTGAAACTCTGTTGTACTGTTTTTACAAATTATGCTATAAGAATCACAAGAGAGGGGAAAGGTATGGTTTTACATTTTTCAGTGCCTTTTatttgctttggttttaaaaaaagaaatatgtatggaagtattttgaaatagtgcataggaaaagaaaatacatcatGGGTTTGAAATcagttttctaaatatttttagagGTAAGGGTTTGCTATTTATTCTGCtctgaagcagcaggagcagttGAACACTGGATGACTGGTCACAAAATGGTTGAGAGCAAACGAGCTGATAAAAGAGCTCTGAATAAACACTGGGGGTAGGAAGAAacccacagccagggcaggcacagcactgctggggcaccAGTCTTGCTGCCGAGGAGGGCCCTTTCTTATTTTTAGTGTTTTAAGGCATTATTACTTGTGTTTTATTCTTGTACAAACATCTTCACTACTGTTCTCTGTGTTCTAAAATGTGAATATTTGAGAGTTAAATTATTGGTTGGCAATACTGTGTGTCAGTACCCCTTAATTTCACATTTCCTCTCTCTTAGCTGAACTGCTGGGACTGTGTGTCTCGGAGAACCATGTGTCCCTGTAGGCTACCAACCCATTCCTTTATTTAAAGATCGTAGTTAAGGATTTTCTGTACAGAACTGCGTTTATTGCTTGAAATCTGCATTAGTCCGCTCTTAGTTAATGTGAGACACTATCCTTTTTATATAGTCTTTTGGAATGTTTTCTGCCCTTATTTTAAGGGAATGGATGCTCAATAAACGCTGTATTTTTTACGGTACCGCCTGCTGTTGCTGTGTCGCTGTGGGTGTGAGGGCCCGGGCCAGGCCCGCCTCCGCCCGCCCTCAGCGCTCCCGCCGCACTTCCCGCCTGCCCTCGTTCCCACGGCAACCGGCGACGCCGGCTTTGATTGACAGCTGCGCTGTCCAgtgcggcggcggcgcggggccaaTCGGAATCGTGGTGGGGCGGGAGGGTGGCGCGCGGTGATGGCGTCATTGCGGCGCGCAGGGGCCCTGTTCTCAGGGCTATGGCGGCGGCCGTGGCTCCGGGTTTGCGGTGCTCGCTGTTGCGGCGCCGGCCCTTCCGCTGCGGGCCGGGTACGGGCTCGGCTTCGCTCCCTGCCCGCCCCCCAGGCCCCCGTGCCGCCACCCGGGACCGTCTCAAGCCGTCCGGCTCCCCGGGTGGCAGCGCCCGCCGGCCCGTCCCGGCCGAGGaccgggcggcggcggagctcgcGTCACCTTTGTCTCTCCGACAGGTCTGCGGCCTCTGCCCGCCGGAGGGGCTTCCCTCAGGCTGTGCAGCGCGCGGGTGGCGCTGGAGGGCATCAACAAGCCCGTCATAGACCGCATCATCCGCGTGGACCATGCGGGGGAGTACGGGGCGAACCGCATCTATGCGGGGCAAATGGCCGTGCTGGGCAGGTCGAGCGTGGGGCCCGTCATCCAGGTGAGCGCCTGGAGCCGCACCTGAGCCGCTGCTCCGCTTGCGTTGGGTTAACGGCGGCCGGATGGCGGGGAACGATCGTAGCCTTCATGGCAACGCTGCTGTCCGTTTTTGTTCTAAGCGCTTCCGAACGTGTGGGTTTATAAACAGTCTCAGCTGTCACAGCATATGTGGCCTGagctggtttgggttttattaGTTTTATTGGAAATGTTTATCTCTTGGGGTTTTATGCTTCACTGTGATCTGGCTCTTTTGCAGCAAATGTGGAATCAAGAAAAAGACCACCTGAAAAAGTTCAATGAGCTCATGGTTGCATACAGAGTTCGACCTACTGTTCTATTGCCTTTCTGGAATGTAGCAGGTTTTGTTTTAGGTGAGCTTGTACAATAACTACTGTTGTTGTTTTGTGAAGTCTTCAGTTGCGTTAAATTATTTGTATTGCTTCAGATTTCATTGTATTCATGTGTCTGGTACCCCAATGCCAGGGGCTGGAAGTGCTTTGCTTGGAAGGAAGGGTGCAATGGCTTGCACAGTGGCTGTGGAAGAGAGTATATCCGAGCACTACAACAACCAGATCCGAACTCTAATAGAAG from Aphelocoma coerulescens isolate FSJ_1873_10779 chromosome 14, UR_Acoe_1.0, whole genome shotgun sequence includes these protein-coding regions:
- the COQ7 gene encoding 5-demethoxyubiquinone hydroxylase, mitochondrial, encoding MAAAVAPGLRCSLLRRRPFRCGPGLRPLPAGGASLRLCSARVALEGINKPVIDRIIRVDHAGEYGANRIYAGQMAVLGRSSVGPVIQQMWNQEKDHLKKFNELMVAYRVRPTVLLPFWNVAGFVLGAGSALLGRKGAMACTVAVEESISEHYNNQIRTLIEEDPEKYKELLQVIKQFRDDEQEHHDIGLEHDAEATPAYSVLKTAIQLGCKAAIFLSERI